From a region of the Pseudoxanthomonas sp. X-1 genome:
- a CDS encoding YciI family protein, whose product MQFLMLIHVDPALMQTLPQAEFDRLMRGCFEHADALQRQGVLLASQQLEGAETARSLRVRGGQTRVTDGPFAETKELLAGFNLIEAPDMAAAEAIARKFPWAAYGCIELRPVRDMNRVREQVGAAPGALELARA is encoded by the coding sequence ATGCAGTTCCTCATGCTGATCCACGTCGATCCCGCGCTGATGCAGACCCTGCCGCAGGCCGAGTTCGACCGCCTGATGCGCGGCTGCTTCGAGCATGCCGACGCCCTGCAGCGGCAGGGCGTGCTGCTGGCCTCGCAGCAGCTGGAGGGCGCGGAGACCGCGCGTTCGCTGCGCGTGCGCGGTGGCCAGACCCGCGTGACCGACGGCCCCTTCGCCGAGACCAAGGAGCTGCTGGCCGGCTTCAACCTGATCGAGGCGCCGGACATGGCCGCGGCCGAGGCGATCGCACGGAAGTTCCCCTGGGCCGCCTACGGCTGCATCGAGCTGCGCCCGGTGCGCGACATGAACCGGGTGCGCGAGCAGGTGGGCGCCGCGCCCGGCGCGCTGGAGCTGGCGCGCGCTTGA
- a CDS encoding XVIPCD domain-containing protein, which yields MNTPHPATTASPEALSQQAEAGVRRLEADLGRPFDDNSERLSASLAVLASEQGLSRIDHVVLSERNARVGQGELVFVVQGALGDPAQLRAHMRTEEAVAMPTAQSRERLRQLQEQHLLALQQVQTRPDPQLSR from the coding sequence ATGAACACGCCGCATCCTGCCACCACCGCCAGCCCGGAAGCCCTGTCCCAGCAGGCCGAAGCCGGCGTGCGGCGCCTGGAAGCCGACCTGGGCCGCCCCTTCGACGACAACAGCGAGCGCCTGAGCGCGAGCCTGGCGGTGCTCGCCAGCGAGCAGGGCCTGAGCCGCATCGACCACGTCGTGCTGTCCGAACGCAATGCCCGGGTCGGCCAGGGCGAGCTGGTCTTCGTGGTCCAGGGCGCGCTGGGCGATCCTGCCCAGCTGCGGGCGCACATGCGGACCGAGGAGGCCGTCGCCATGCCCACCGCGCAATCGCGCGAGCGCCTGCGGCAGCTGCAGGAGCAGCACCTGCTGGCCCTGCAGCAGGTGCAGACACGACCCGATCCACAGCTGTCGCGTTGA
- a CDS encoding putative DNA modification/repair radical SAM protein, with protein MNVTEKLAILADAAKYDASCASSGADKRHSLGTGGIGSTEGMGICHSYTPDGRCVSLLKILLTNFCVFDCAYCVNRVTSNVRRARFTPDEVVRLTLDFYKRNYIEGLFLSSGIIRNSDYTMEQLVEVARSLRQDHRFAGYIHLKTIPDAAPELLAAAGRYADRLSINVELPTEGGLAQLAPEKKPGGIRAAMGELRWRIEENKEQRREEKKLRAKPPRFAPAGQSTQMIVGADGADDRAILQTSTNLYGNYRLRRVYYSAFSPIPDASSKLPLQPPPLQREHRLYQADWLLRFYDFSVDEIAPTDAASGMLDLDIDPKLAWALRHPERFPVDVNTAPRELLLRVPGLGTRNVERIIASRRFRRLRVEDLTRLRLPMKKLLPFVQVLDHHPRAALDDTAKLRGMLAPKPRQMGLF; from the coding sequence GTGAACGTCACCGAGAAACTCGCGATCCTGGCCGATGCGGCCAAGTACGACGCCTCCTGCGCCTCCTCGGGCGCGGACAAGCGCCATTCGCTGGGGACCGGCGGCATCGGCAGCACCGAGGGCATGGGCATCTGCCATTCCTACACGCCCGACGGGCGCTGCGTATCGCTGCTGAAGATCCTGCTGACCAACTTCTGCGTGTTCGACTGCGCGTACTGCGTCAACCGCGTCACCAGCAACGTCCGCCGGGCACGCTTCACGCCGGACGAGGTGGTGCGGCTGACGCTGGACTTCTACAAGCGCAACTACATCGAGGGGCTGTTCCTGTCCAGCGGCATCATCCGCAACAGCGATTACACGATGGAGCAGCTGGTGGAAGTGGCGCGCAGCCTGCGCCAGGACCACAGGTTCGCCGGCTACATCCACCTCAAGACCATCCCCGACGCCGCGCCGGAGCTGCTGGCCGCGGCCGGGCGCTATGCCGACCGGCTCAGCATCAATGTCGAGCTGCCCACCGAAGGCGGCCTGGCGCAGCTGGCGCCGGAAAAGAAGCCCGGGGGCATCCGGGCGGCGATGGGCGAACTGCGCTGGCGGATCGAGGAGAACAAGGAGCAGCGGCGCGAGGAGAAGAAGCTGCGCGCCAAGCCGCCGCGCTTCGCCCCCGCAGGCCAGAGCACGCAGATGATCGTCGGCGCCGACGGCGCGGACGATCGCGCCATCCTGCAGACCAGCACCAATCTCTACGGCAACTACCGGCTGCGACGCGTGTACTACTCGGCCTTCAGCCCGATTCCCGATGCGTCCAGCAAGCTGCCACTGCAGCCGCCGCCGCTGCAGCGCGAGCATCGGCTCTACCAGGCCGACTGGCTGCTGCGCTTCTACGACTTCTCGGTGGACGAGATCGCGCCGACCGACGCCGCCAGCGGCATGCTGGACCTGGACATCGATCCCAAGCTGGCCTGGGCGCTGCGCCACCCCGAGCGCTTCCCGGTGGACGTGAACACCGCACCGCGCGAACTGCTGCTGCGCGTGCCGGGCCTGGGCACGCGCAATGTCGAACGGATCATCGCCTCGCGGCGCTTCCGCCGGCTGCGGGTGGAGGACCTGACGCGGCTGCGCCTGCCGATGAAGAAGCTCCTGCCCTTCGTGCAGGTGCTGGACCACCATCCGCGCGCGGCGCTGGACGACACGGCCAAGCTGCGCGGCATGCTGGCACCGAAGCCGCGACAGATGGGGCTGTTTTGA
- a CDS encoding YciI family protein, producing MKVMVIVKADADSEAGVMPSTELLAAMGRYNEELVNAGIMLAGEGLHPSSRGARVRFDGQVRTVIDGPFAESKELIAGFWLWQVRSLDEAIEWLKRAPFDGGAEVELRPLFEMEDFGQALTPELREQEAQLRERTAGQS from the coding sequence ATGAAAGTGATGGTGATCGTCAAGGCCGATGCGGATTCGGAGGCCGGCGTCATGCCGTCCACCGAACTGCTCGCCGCCATGGGCCGCTACAACGAGGAACTGGTCAACGCCGGGATCATGCTGGCCGGCGAGGGCCTGCATCCATCCAGTCGCGGCGCGCGGGTGCGCTTTGACGGCCAGGTCCGCACGGTGATCGATGGCCCGTTCGCCGAGAGCAAGGAACTGATCGCCGGCTTCTGGCTGTGGCAGGTGCGTTCGCTGGACGAGGCCATCGAGTGGCTCAAGCGCGCGCCCTTCGACGGTGGCGCCGAGGTCGAGCTGCGTCCGCTGTTCGAAATGGAGGACTTCGGCCAGGCCCTCACGCCCGAACTGCGCGAGCAGGAAGCCCAGCTGCGCGAACGCACCGCCGGCCAGTCCTGA
- a CDS encoding UdgX family uracil-DNA binding protein (This protein belongs to the uracil DNA glycosylase superfamily, members of which act in excision repair of DNA. However, it belongs more specifically to UdgX branch, whose founding member was found to bind uracil in DNA (where it does not belong), without cleaving it, appears to promote DNA repair by a pathway involving RecA, rather than base excision.), giving the protein MFSARVEPAWSLEAWRIAARAAWCANVAPDQVDWEGGAQGGLLATPEVTTLPAQREAPRVSSDFLALAGAVLCHRDPHRHGLLYRLLWRMGQGERGLLAHATDADVHRAGVLAKAVRRDSHKMKAFVRFREVPGEANAFVAWFEPEHHIVDRVAPFFARRFAGMRWAILTPYRSAHWDGDALAFGPGGVRADAPADDAREALWRTYYANIFNPARLNPTMMRSEMPQKYWKHLPEAALLPELLQSAGARVREMAERMPEAPRRRIPEAAPEPVLRADDSLDAVRAAAAACRRCELWQPATRTVFGEGPADARIVLVGEQPGDEEDLSGRPFVGPAGKLLDRVLAELGIDRGALYLTNAVKHFRFEQRGKRRLHRNPTSSQVAACRPWLQQELARLDPKAIVCLGANAARAVLGADFQLMAQRGQWRVMADGARALATVHPSWVLRQPDAKAREDAYALLRQDLALLVPDVRASA; this is encoded by the coding sequence ATGTTCAGTGCACGCGTAGAGCCGGCATGGAGCCTCGAGGCCTGGCGCATCGCGGCCCGAGCGGCCTGGTGCGCAAACGTGGCCCCGGACCAGGTGGATTGGGAAGGCGGCGCCCAGGGCGGCCTGCTGGCGACGCCCGAAGTGACGACCCTGCCGGCCCAGCGCGAAGCGCCGCGGGTTTCCTCCGATTTCCTGGCGCTGGCCGGCGCCGTGCTCTGCCATCGCGATCCGCACCGGCATGGCTTGCTGTACCGCCTGCTGTGGCGGATGGGGCAGGGCGAGCGCGGCCTGCTCGCGCATGCGACCGACGCGGACGTGCATCGCGCCGGCGTGCTGGCCAAGGCGGTGCGGCGCGACAGCCACAAGATGAAGGCCTTCGTGCGCTTCCGCGAAGTGCCCGGCGAGGCGAACGCCTTCGTGGCCTGGTTCGAGCCCGAGCACCACATCGTCGACCGCGTCGCCCCATTCTTCGCGCGGCGCTTCGCCGGCATGCGCTGGGCGATCCTCACCCCCTACCGCAGCGCGCACTGGGACGGCGATGCCCTGGCCTTCGGCCCGGGCGGCGTGCGTGCCGATGCCCCGGCCGACGATGCGCGCGAGGCGCTGTGGCGCACCTACTACGCCAACATCTTCAATCCCGCACGGCTCAACCCGACCATGATGCGTTCGGAGATGCCGCAGAAGTATTGGAAGCATCTGCCCGAGGCCGCGCTGCTGCCCGAGCTGCTGCAGTCCGCCGGCGCGCGCGTGCGCGAGATGGCCGAGCGCATGCCCGAGGCACCTCGCCGCCGCATTCCCGAAGCCGCGCCGGAACCGGTCCTGCGCGCCGACGATTCGCTCGACGCGGTGCGTGCCGCGGCCGCCGCGTGCCGCCGCTGCGAACTGTGGCAGCCGGCCACCCGCACCGTGTTCGGCGAAGGCCCCGCCGACGCGCGCATCGTGCTGGTCGGCGAACAGCCGGGCGACGAGGAGGATCTCAGCGGCCGGCCGTTCGTGGGCCCGGCCGGCAAGCTGCTCGATCGCGTGCTGGCCGAGCTGGGCATCGACCGGGGCGCGCTGTACCTGACCAACGCGGTGAAGCATTTCCGGTTCGAACAGCGCGGCAAGCGCCGCCTGCACCGCAACCCGACCTCCTCGCAGGTGGCCGCCTGCCGCCCCTGGCTGCAGCAGGAACTCGCGCGCCTGGATCCGAAGGCGATCGTCTGCCTGGGCGCGAACGCCGCGCGCGCGGTCCTGGGCGCCGACTTCCAGCTGATGGCCCAGCGCGGCCAGTGGCGGGTCATGGCCGATGGCGCGCGTGCGCTGGCCACCGTGCATCCGTCCTGGGTGCTGCGCCAGCCCGATGCCAAGGCGCGCGAAGACGCCTATGCGCTGCTCAGGCAGGACCTGGCATTGCTGGTGCCCGATGTCCGCGCATCTGCTTGA
- a CDS encoding VOC family protein, with product MNVAPYLFFNGNCREAMRFYAEILGGAVVAMATVGEAPPDARMPGMPDDAVMHAMVVAGGVTLMASDACPPQDYTPPHGITVSLQLDDEAQAERLYAALADGAQIQLPLGPTFWSPRFAMLTDRFGTPWMLNVAVPAPGCEV from the coding sequence ATGAACGTAGCCCCGTACCTGTTCTTCAATGGCAACTGCCGCGAGGCGATGCGCTTCTACGCCGAGATCCTCGGCGGCGCGGTGGTGGCCATGGCCACCGTCGGCGAGGCGCCGCCCGACGCCAGGATGCCCGGCATGCCCGACGACGCGGTGATGCATGCGATGGTTGTCGCCGGCGGCGTCACCCTGATGGCCTCCGATGCCTGCCCCCCGCAGGACTACACGCCGCCGCACGGCATCACCGTGAGCCTGCAGCTGGACGACGAAGCCCAGGCCGAGCGCCTGTATGCGGCCCTGGCCGATGGCGCGCAGATCCAGCTGCCGCTGGGGCCGACCTTCTGGTCGCCGCGCTTCGCCATGCTCACCGACCGCTTCGGCACGCCATGGATGCTCAATGTGGCCGTCCCTGCGCCGGGCTGCGAGGTCTGA